Proteins encoded together in one Mauremys reevesii isolate NIE-2019 linkage group 11, ASM1616193v1, whole genome shotgun sequence window:
- the LOC120374892 gene encoding uncharacterized protein LOC120374892 gives MDVLRRMRRRTALRVGPEPAGGSCQQPQAERATSVPAGREAATSQPRTWTWTRLAFLTRKRPAPRAGTERGEAASALRRRCPKFCLGRRDPVHERSQATQLWVCFCFKASPQESSPVAQRETSPSLHPGDLPASPGQEMGGPCPSTSSSACSRGESGCFLGGPWSTEAECSSTTAAAGVTLCPSLPDADDLSDLSENWPWRRRRRRNQPRRRRRRRRRNQPRRRVRRNQPQGRSRNQPQRRIMRRTQPQSRRRIMMRTQPQRRRDPPV, from the exons atggacgtGCTAAGGAGGATGCGGAGGAGGACGGCTCTGCGCGTGGGCCCggagccagcaggaggcagctgccagcagccccaggcAGAAAGGGCCACCTCTGTCCCTGCTGGGAGGGAAGCAGCCACCAGCCAGCCCAGGACATGGACATGGACACGGTTGGCCTTCCTGACCAGGAAGAGACCAGCTCCCAGAGCAGGCACCGAGCGGGGCGAGGCGGCATCTGCTCTGAGACGGAGGTGCCCCAAGTTCTGCCTGGGCAGGCGGGACCCAGTCCATGAAAGGAGCCAGGCAACGCAGCTCTGGGTTTGCTTTTGCTTCAAGGCCAGCCCCCAGGAGTCCAGCCCCGTGGCCCAGCGGGAGACATCTCCCAGCCTGCATCCTGGTGACCTCCCTGCCTCTCCagggcaggagatggggggaccctgtcccagcaccagcagctcgGCCTGCTCCCGAGGGGAGAGCGGATGTTTCCTGGGGGGTCCCTGGAGCACGGAGGCTGAGTGCTCCTCCACTACAG cagcagcaggagtcacCCTCTGCCCTTCTCTCCCCGATGCAGACGATCTCAGTGACCTGTCAGAGAACTggccatggaggaggaggaggagaaggaaccaaccaaggaggaggaggaggaggagaagaaggaacCAGCCACGGAGGAGGGTGAGAAGGAATCAACCacaggggaggagcaggaaccaGCCACAGAGGAGGATAATGAGGAGGACTCAGCCTCAGAGTCGGAGGAGAATAATGATGAGGACCCAGCCACAGAGGAGGAG GGATCCTCCTGTTTAA